CATTTTCAGCATAAGATGAGGATGGGAACATTTGTTGCATAGATATGGATACACAGGATAGAGAGGCAGAGTGAGAGTGCTGGGCCAGGACGGTTtccacacacaccgccaccaaTGCAGCCTACAGCTTGTCCCCAATGAAGCTGACAATGTGTGCTGTGAGCTCCTCCCCTTTGTCCTCCTGCAGGAAATGTTTTGCACCACAGACAGTCTTGGTGCAGGCGTGAGGCATCAGGCGAAGGAAGACCTTCTCCTGGCCCCGGGTGATGGGGTCCCCATCAGAGAACATCACCAGTGCTGGCCGCTTCCACACTTTGGCCAGGAAGTCCCTGGTGGCCTGCATGTCTGCAGCAACAGGTGTGTTGGCAGTGAGGGGCACCAGCAGGGGCCACTGAGCTGCCCCAGCCTTgtggagggatgaggggaagggcgCTTCATACCCCTTCACCACTTCAGGCTTGGGGTTGACCAGGGCCATGTTGAAGAGCCGCCCCACTGGCAGTGCGGTGCCCACCATCTGGCAGAAGGTGCGCCACACCAGGAATGGTATTGCCTGCATGAGCTTCTCAGACCTGCTGGTCCCCACAGGCAGGCCAGTGTTCATGATGACCAAGCGGGAGAACAGGTGTGAGCAGTCCCTGACCACAGGGAGCCCTGTGAGGCCCCCCCAGTCCTGGCAGACCAGTGTGATGTCTCGCAGCCTCAGGTGGTCCAGCAGCAGCCGCAGGGTCATGCAGTGCAACTCATGGCTGTAGCTCTCAGGGTGAGTGAACTTGTCAGACTTGCCAAACCCTATGAAGTCTGGCACCACCACACGGTAGCCGGCCCTGACCAGGCCCGGCACCATGTGACGGTACAGGAAGGACCAGCTGGGCTCCCCATGCAGACAAAGGATGGTCTCGCTGGCATCTCTTGGCcctgtaccaccaccaacatgtGTGTCACTTACACAGTCTCATAAAACACTTAAGATTTAGCTAGTTACATTATATTGTAGAATACCTTTATTCTTATTGATTACACACTAGTAATAAAAATCATTAAGAAATAGAAACGGCAATTCAAAATTTTCCTGCAAGAGGCTACATATGAAATAGCAAATTTTCTAAGAAATTCAATTTAGAATCTTAgaattctacttattttttgtctgtctgtctgtctgtctgtctgtctctctctctctctctctctctctctctctctctctctctctgtctcacataCCTTCATCAATGTAGTGCACCCTGGGCAGCATCTTCCCTCCCCCGACTGGCAGCTCCACATAGTTTGGTCTGAAGGAGTACCCCAAGGCTTCCAATCCCTTAAAACACTCCTCTGGCGTCCTGACCACCGCTGGGTGCCTCACTGGCCGCAGGACACTCGCCACAACTTCCACTGCCTTCCTCAGGAGGTAGAGGCActggaaggtgatgatgatggcaggGAACACCACCAGGCGCTTGAAGTAACGCTTCATCTGCCCCATGATGCTCCTCTCCTGCAGACCAACAGCTGACTCTCACACCTGTACATTGAGACTTTAATGAGCATTAATTCTAAGTATCTCCTGACTGCCATGGCTTCTCAAGCTTTACTTGAGTAGCTGGCTATGACACAGGGCCAAGTGCTAACAGCTGGAAAAATGAGTTGAAAATATATCCTATTCCATAATTATCCAACATCTTAGAAATGACATTACACAACTATGATTAATTAATGTCAGCTGCAAACTCAATACTGATACAATCACATTAATGTTATTTATAAAATGTTGGGAAAATTATATAATAGAATACATCTTTAATTACAGCTACTTCATGGTAGTTGGTGCCTGGGTCCTTGTCACAGCCAGCTACTCATACATGTAACATAGTAAAAGTTTAACATATTATTgaacaacacaaataaaagtgaaatgactgactgatagaaAGATTCAAAGTTTTCAGTGCTGAGGCTTTAGTTTCACTCAGTACAGGTCTAACCTAACCAGAGCTGGCTTCCGATTAAacaatgttaggttaggttagattatgctAGAGACTCTCCATTTTCAAATTATGGTACTTCATCCTTAGACTTCCTCATAAATATCCAACTTTGCCATACCCCAGATTCTTTACCTTAAAACCCATCTACCCACCAGCTCTCCAGGCTTCTTgtagataaaggagaaaaaatatagattgTACAGTACTTATCATGTGAAACAGAAATTTCACCAGTTAGCATAGTGCAGCTCCCCCTAGTTAGCAAAGGTAGTCAAATCAGAAGGTTAAAATAGCATTGTGAGATTTATGGTATAGCTATTCCCTAccttttttttagaatttttcatgttattttttttttctcctgaacTTGAAAGCATTCCCACAATTAGCATAGTGtgatcaatctctctctctctctctctgatatgtaCGAAATTAGGTTCTTAAGTAACATGATACACAAAATGAAGCAATAATACCTGCATAGAAACCATATAAATTATCTCCTTAATAAACAGCAACTCTAATATACCTCAGCCTCCTGCTGGGTAGTGTTCCCAAAGTAACAAAATCAAGAGGCAGAAGGGTCAGGGTGTACTAACCTTATCCCAGTAACCAGTGGAGTGGCAGATATCTATGGCAACTCCTCCATCACTTTAAGACCCTATGATAAGCCCGCTATCTTAATTAGTCTGACTTTTGAACCTTGACTTTttttgtgctgctgctgttccgtCTTGTATGGGATCTTCTCACGACTGAGGTTCCAGTTTGTCTGTGAACATATCTATTCTAAATGTGATTAATTTTGCTGCCTGGTCTACCTTCTCGTATTGCATAGTGGTCCACGAGACTTTACTGCTCCCACCAgaggccagtgtgtgtgtgtgtgtgtgtgttatatgggCTACCCGTGCGAGATTGTCCGACAGATAACCAATATATGATAGAGAAGCACTCCTTTATGAACTGACTCActtgtctctcttattttcactcACTCAGCTCACTTGGTTAACTCCGCACCGTGATATGGCAAGTCTTGTTTACGTGTCGTCAAAAGAAAACCAGCTGGTTTTCACCTGCATCTCATTaaagacgtgtttgtgtttaGGTGACGATGTGACAGTCTTCTTTCCTTATAAGGCACAATTTTGTTATAGTCATTCGTATTCCTTATGCCATGTAAACCACTAATTATTACTTCACAAGCTGCTACGTACtgctgcgaccctccttcagcttcttcttcagggagggaacgcctcacaatcttctcgggattcggggcgtgtgtgtcggggagaagggctttacctgggtggcgcggctcggctggggtggagcggcgggcagatcgctctttcaggcctggctgtctgcttctattagcacccactctcactcagctcagtcacacagagtggggagaaggaaacgcttcttccttatttctctatattacagcaactatacacgagtcaccgggaacaggtggcagcgccacacaggacggggcagggggcggcaacaaagtacgggtaacactttgttagttcgtcaggcacttcactgtctctctgtctctcgttcactctctgactgctccccagagtacgacttgttccttcgaggt
This genomic interval from Portunus trituberculatus isolate SZX2019 chromosome 10, ASM1759143v1, whole genome shotgun sequence contains the following:
- the LOC123501864 gene encoding haloalkane dehalogenase-like, producing the protein MGQMKRYFKRLVVFPAIIITFQCLYLLRKAVEVVASVLRPVRHPAVVRTPEECFKGLEALGYSFRPNYVELPVGGGKMLPRVHYIDEGPRDASETILCLHGEPSWSFLYRHMVPGLVRAGYRVVVPDFIGFGKSDKFTHPESYSHELHCMTLRLLLDHLRLRDITLVCQDWGGLTGLPVVRDCSHLFSRLVIMNTGLPVGTSRSEKLMQAIPFLVWRTFCQMVGTALPVGRLFNMALVNPKPEVVKGYEAPFPSSLHKAGAAQWPLLVPLTANTPVAADMQATRDFLAKVWKRPALVMFSDGDPITRGQEKVFLRLMPHACTKTVCGAKHFLQEDKGEELTAHIVSFIGDKL